Genomic window (Flavobacteriales bacterium):
TACAGCGCGCCCGCTCTTTCCGCAATGGCCATGTGGTGCCGTGCCACGTTCTCGTTCTTCCAGAGGCCATGGATGGTGCGCAAGGTGGCCATGAGCGTGCCATGGGTCACCATCACCACTTGGCGGTCGTAGGCCTCTTGGAAGATCTCCGGACGCTCGCGCAAGGCCAAAAGGAATGCAGGCTCTATCGGCACGAACATCAGCACGAAATCCACGCTGGACAAGTCGTAGATCTTGGTGTAGTTCTTCTCGCCGAGGCCCTTTGCGTGGGCACGTATGCTTTCGGTATGTAGCTTAAGGAACTTGGCGCGTTGGGCATCGTCGGTGGCGGCGCAGTACTGCTCATAGTGGAGCAACGAGACCTTGGCATCGATGATGAGGTGCTTTTCCTCCGGGAGCATCACCACCGCGTCCGGGCGCAGGCGCGTGCCGTCGGGCAGCGTGGTGCTTTCCTGCATGCTGTATTCCTGACCCTTCACCAGGCCGGAGCTCTCCAAGACCTTGTCCAAGATCATCTCCCCCCAAGCCCCTTGGCTCTGGTGGTCGCCCTTCAATGCTTTGGTAAGGTTGTCCGCGTCCTGGCTTAAACGCTGGTTCTGTTCGACCAACTTGGCTACTTCACTCTTCAGCAGAAAGCGTTCCTTTCCCTCTTTGTCATAAGCGGTCCGCACCTGTTCCTGGAATTCCTTGATCCGTTCCTTGAAGGGGTCTAGCAGCAGTTTCAAGGTGCCTTCCTGGCGGTCGGTGAGCTGCTTACCCTTCTCTTCCATCAAGGTGTTAGCAATGTGCTTGAACTCCTTGGTCATGCGCTCGTTCAGCGATTCAAGCTCTGCCTTCTGCGTGCCCAGCTTCTCCTCCAGTCCTTCGTTACGCTGCCTTTCCGTGGCGAACGAACCGTTGATGGCGAGCAATTCCCGTTGCAGCTCCTGCATCCGTTGGTCCCGCTCCGCTAGTTGTCGGCCCAGATCCTGGCGATCGGCTTCGCGCGCATCCTGCACCAACTTCACGGCCTCAGCACCTTTGCCGCGAGACCAGAGCACCACGGCAACCGCACCGAGAATGACCCCGGCCAAGAGTCCCAGTAAAAGGCTCGTCCAAACCATGCCGCTAAGGTAGGCGGGCTTTGAAGTCGGGAGTCGTATAGTCTTGAGTCACCAGTCACCACTTACCGGTCACCGGTGATCCGGCATCGGTCGATCCCTCTGCGCCTCCGCGTCTCTGCGGCTATACACATTGTGCCTTAATTGTCCAAAATCACCACCAGCGTCCCGATGAGCACTCTGTCGAAGAGCGCGATCACATCGCTGTTGCGCATGCGGATACACCCATGCGAACTCGGCGTACCTATGGATCCCTCGTCCGCAGTGCCATGGATGTAGA
Coding sequences:
- the rmuC gene encoding DNA recombination protein RmuC, which translates into the protein MVWTSLLLGLLAGVILGAVAVVLWSRGKGAEAVKLVQDAREADRQDLGRQLAERDQRMQELQRELLAINGSFATERQRNEGLEEKLGTQKAELESLNERMTKEFKHIANTLMEEKGKQLTDRQEGTLKLLLDPFKERIKEFQEQVRTAYDKEGKERFLLKSEVAKLVEQNQRLSQDADNLTKALKGDHQSQGAWGEMILDKVLESSGLVKGQEYSMQESTTLPDGTRLRPDAVVMLPEEKHLIIDAKVSLLHYEQYCAATDDAQRAKFLKLHTESIRAHAKGLGEKNYTKIYDLSSVDFVLMFVPIEPAFLLALRERPEIFQEAYDRQVVMVTHGTLMATLRTIHGLWKNENVARHHMAIAERAGALYEKFVGFTEDIGRIGKHVNDAKDSYEKALGKLSEGNGNLIRQVEMLKELGAKTNKSIHTKLLERSVEEGRDA